A single genomic interval of Zingiber officinale cultivar Zhangliang chromosome 4A, Zo_v1.1, whole genome shotgun sequence harbors:
- the LOC121970423 gene encoding mitochondrial uncoupling protein 3-like, producing MAGGGDGHKEAPELRTASKIVLASVSAAAAESSTFPIDIIKTRLQLRGESPRPTSLPRSIVGNSFSVAAEIWRKGGVLGFYSGLTPALFRHLFYSPLRIIGYEYLRGAAAFDGSLFGKALAGGISGAIAQILASPADLIKVRMQADGRLLNTSRQPRYAGGFDALRKIVQKEGFRGLWTGVVPNAQRAFLVNMGELTCYDQAKHFIIRKGLCDDNTYAHTLASVASGLCSTFLSCPPDVVKTRLMNQGSGREEALYRNSFDCLYKTVKHEGLSALWKGFFPTWARLGPWQFVFWVSYEKLRQISGLSSF from the exons ATGGCCGGAGGCGGAGACGGCCATAAAGAAGCTCCGGAGCTCCGAACAGCCTCCAAGATCGTGCTGGCCTCGGTCTCCGCCGCAGCGGCGGAGTCCTCCACCTTTCCTATCGACATCATAAAGACGCGCCTTCAGCTCCGCGGCGAGTCCCCTCGCCCCACTTCCCTCCCTCGTTCGATAGTTGGGAACTCCTTCAGTGTTGCGGCCGAGATCTGGAGGAAGGGAGGCGTGTTGGGCTTCTACAGCGGCCTTACCCCTGCCCTCTTCCGTCACCTCTTTTACAGCCCTCTGAGGATCATCGGGTACGAGTACCTCCGGGGCGCTGCCGCCTTCGACGGATCTCTCTTTGGAAAGGCGCTCGCAGGAGGGATCTCTGGCGCTATCGCTCAG ATTCTGGCAAGTCCTGCTGATCTTATCAAGGTAAGAATGCAAGCAGATGGGCGACTTCTAAACACCTCTAGGCAACCAAGGTATGCCGGAGGGTTCGATGCATTGAGAAAGATTGTCCAGAAGGAAGGCTTTCGAGGGCTTTGGACTGGAGTGGTTCCTAACGCTCAACGAGCATTTTTGGTCAATATGGGAGAACTGACATGCTATGATCAAGCAAAGCATTTCATCATCCGCAAAGGTCTTTGTGACGATAATACATATGCTCATACATTGGCTTCAGTTGCCTCAGGCCTTTGTTCGACCTTTCTAAGCTGCCCACCGGATGTTGTTAAAACAAGACTGATGAATCAGGGTTCTGGTAGAGAGGAAGCTTTATACAGAAATTCTTTTGATTGTTTGTACAAGACGGTCAAGCACGAAGGTCTTAGTGCCCTTTGGAAGGGCTTTTTCCCTACATGGGCAAGGCTAGGGCCTTGGCAGTTTGTTTTCTGGGTGTCTTACGAAAAGCTTCGGCAAATCTCTGGTCTTTCATCTTTCTGA